In a genomic window of Tripterygium wilfordii isolate XIE 37 chromosome 8, ASM1340144v1, whole genome shotgun sequence:
- the LOC120004284 gene encoding protein DEEPER ROOTING 1-like, whose protein sequence is MKLFSWMHNKLNGKPGITKSNTVPVTGGMKPEAREEFSDWPHGLLAIGTFGNNEIKEKVVEDLGSQHHIQEEDPSSLDDLHDFTSEEVGKLQKELTKLLSRKLKSDIEKEVTANLPLDRFLNCPSSLEVDRRIRNAICSDAEDKEEENIERTISVILGRCRDISADNKKRAIGKKSISFLLKKMFVCRGGFAAQPSLRDTFQESRMEKLLRTLLHKKIDSQNYPSMKKYLEDKPSQKKQNEEEIQEKNNEECKWVKTDSEYIVLEI, encoded by the exons ATGAAG CTCTTTAGCTGGATGCACAATAAGCTAAATGGCAAACCAGGCATCACAAAGTCAAATACAGTACCAGTGACTG GTGGTATGAAGCCAGAGGCAAGAGAGGAATTCAGTGACTGGCCTCATGGATTACTCGCAATAGGAACTTTTGGTAACaatgaaattaaagaaaaagtaGTGGAGGACTTGGGAAGCCAACATCATATCCAGGAGGAG GATCCATCTTCTTTGGATGATCTGCATGACTTCACTTCTGAAGAAGTTGGAAAACTGCAGAAAGAATTGACCAAACTGTTGTCTCGAAAGCTGAAATCTGACATCGAGAAAGAAGTTACTGCGAACCTCCCATTGGATAGATTTCTTAATTGCCCTTCGAGTTTAGAGGTTGATCGCAGGATTCGTAATGCGATTTGCAGTGATGCtgaagataaagaggaagaaaatattGAAAGGACTATTAGTGTCATACTTGGTAGATGCAGAGATATAAGTGCAGATAATAAGAAGAGAGCAATCGGAAAGAAAtcgatttcttttcttctcaagaAGATGTTTGTTTGCAGAGGTGGATTTGCAGCTCAACCCAGCTTGAGAGATACATTTCAAGAATCAAGAATGGAGAAG CTGCTGAGGACATTGCTTCACAAGAAGATCGATTCTCAAAACTATCCGTCGATGAAGAAATATCTCGAAGACAAACCGTCACAGAAGAagcaaaatgaagaagaaatacAAGAGAAAAACAATGAGGAATGTAAATGGGTGAAGACGGATTCTGAAT ATATTGTTCTGGAGATATAA
- the LOC120003259 gene encoding sm-like protein LSM1B, with protein sequence MSWAGPEDILLSTSLASYLDKKLLVSLRDGRKLLGILRSFDQFANAVLEGACERVIVGELYCDIPLGLYVIRGENVVLIGELDLEREELPAHMTCVSVPEIRRAQKAEREATDLKGSMMKRMEFLDLD encoded by the exons ATGTCTTGGGCTGGTCCTGAAGACATTCTCCTATCCACTTCTCTTGCTAGCTATCTTGACA AAAAACTTTTAGTATCGCTCCGAGATGGTCGAAAACTCTTGGGGATACTTCGTTCTTTTGATCAATTTG CCAACGCTGTTCTTGAGGGTGCATGCGAGAGAGTTATTGTTGGTGAACTTTATTGTGACATCCCTTTAGGCCTATATGTAATTCGAGGGGAGAATGTTGTTTTAATTGGCGAGCTG GATTTGGAGAGAGAGGAACTTCCGGCCCACATGACTTGTGTATCAGTGCCAGAAATTAGAAGG GCACAAAAAGCTGAGAGAGAAGCTACAGACCTGAAAGGTTCAATGATGAAGAGAATGGAGTTCCTTGATTTGGATTAG
- the LOC120004187 gene encoding exocyst complex component EXO70A1-like: protein MEQPPESGSGRWSGLEFEAARKIILRWDSTASEEAREKMIFDGDRDEVNRYLQAVDEIQRSMSTASISSTAEDQESNNMVNNPATIQIAMARLEDEFRNILLIHTSPIEADSLTDPSSSSSRLSTDESLDESLSLGEGLDARVKQHQEDEEQQPEGISADSSSFSHSSYRSTSSIREIDLIPEEAINDLQCIAKRMISGGFLRECIQVYGSVRKSAVDASFRRLGIEKLSIGDIQRLEWDALETKIRRWIRAARICVRILFASEKKLCEQIFAGVGTAIDDACFMETIKAPAIQLFNFAEAISISRRSPEKLFKILDLHDALMDLLPDIEAVFDSKSSDSIRVQAAEILSRLAEAVRGILSEFENAVLREPSRVPVPGGTIHPLTRYVMNYISLISDYKQTLIELIMSKPSTGSRNSGDPTTPDMDFAELEEKTPLALHLIWIIVILQFNLDGKSKHYKDASISHLFMMNNVHYIVQKVKGSPELREMIGDDYLKKLTGKLRQAATSYQRATWVNVLHCLRDEGLHVSGSFSSGVSKSALRERFKTFNAMFEEVHRTQATWLVPDPQLREELRISISEKLIPAYRSFLGRFRSHIESGKHPENYIKYSVEDLEDAVLDFFEGYPVSQNLRRRSH, encoded by the coding sequence ATGGAGCAACCACCGGAGAGTGGAAGTGGGAGATGGAGTGGTTTGGAATTCGAGGCGGCGCGGAAGATAATATTACGGTGGGACTCAACCGCATCGGAGGAAGCTAGGGAGAAGATGATCTTCGACGGCGATCGTGATGAGGTCAACCGATACTTACAGGCCGTCGATGAAATCCAACGCTCCATGTCCACCGCTTCCATTTCCTCCACCGCGGAggatcaagaaagcaataatatGGTCAATAACCCCGCCACCATCCAGATCGCTATGGCTCGATTGGAGGACGAGTTCCGCAACATCCTTCTTATACATACTAGTCCAATCGAGGCTGACTCTCTCACTGATCCTTCAAGCTCATCGTCCCGCCTCTCCACCGACGAGTCGCTTGATGAAAGTTTAAGTCTCGGCGAGGGTTTGGATGCGAGGGTGAAACAACACcaggaagatgaagaacaacAACCAGAAGGAATATCGGCGGACTCGTCAAGTTTCAGTCACTCGAGTTACCGATCCACGAGTAGTATTCGCGAGATCGATCTGATTCCAGAGGAAGCAATTAACGACTTGCAGTGCATCGCGAAACGCATGATCTCTGGTGGATTCTTGCGAGAGTGTATCCAGGTGTACGGGAGTGTTAGGAAATCTGCCGTGGACGCCAGCTTCCGAAGGCTTGGTATCGAGAAGTTGAGTATTGGAGACATTCAGAGGCTTGAATGGGACGCCTTGGAAACGAAGATTAGGCGTTGGATACGTGCTGCGAGGATCTGCGTAAGGATTTTGTTCGCGAGCGAGAAGAAGCTCTGCGAACAGATTTTTGCAGGGGTTGGTACTGCCATTGACGATGCTTGCTTTATGGAGACGATTAAAGCTCCCGCAATTCAGCTCTTTAATTTTGCTGAAGCTATAAGCATAAGCAGGAGATCCCCAGAAAAGTTGTTCAAGATTCTTGACCTACATGATGCGTTGATGGACCTTCTACCTGATATTGAAGCTGTATTCGATTCGAAATCGTCTGATTCCATTCGTGTCCAGGCGGCAGAGATCCTATCCAGGTTAGCGGAGGCAGTAAGAGGGATTTTGTCAGAGTTTGAGAATGCTGTGTTGCGTGAACCTTCTAGGGTTCCTGTCCCTGGAGGGACTATACATCCCTTGACTAGGTATGTGATGAATTACATCAGTTTGATCTCCGATTACAAACAGACTTTGATTGAGCTTATTATGTCAAAACCATCTACTGGGTCAAGGAATTCAGGTGATCCAACCACCCCGGATATGGATTTTGCTGAGTTGGAGGAGAAAACTCCCTTAGCACTTCATTTGATTTGGATTATTGTGATTTTGCAATTCAATTTGGATGGCAAGTCCAAACATTACAAAGATGCATCAATATCCCATCTCTTTATGATGAACAATGTTCACTATATAGTTCAAAAGGTGAAAGGGTCACCAGAATTGAGAGAAATGATTGGGGATGATTATTTGAAGAAGCTAACAGGGAAATTAAGGCAGGCAGCAACCAGCTACCAGAGAGCAACATGGGTGAATGttttgcattgtttaagagatGAGGGATTACATGTGAGTGGGAGTTTCTCTTCTGGGGTATCAAAGAGTGCATTGAGAGAGAGGTTTAAGACCTTCAATGCTATGTTTGAGGAGGTTCATAGGACTCAAGCTACATGGCTGGTACCAGATCCTCAGCTTAGGGAGGAGCTACGAATATCGATATCGGAGAAGTTGATTCCTGCTTACAGGTCATTTCTCGGGCGGTTCAGGAGCCATATAGAGAGTGGAAAACACCCAGAGAATTACATCAAGTACTCGGTTGAGGATTTAGAGGATGCtgttttagatttttttgaGGGTTACCCTGTATCCCAGAACTTGAGGAGGAGGTCTCATTGA
- the LOC120004581 gene encoding oligouridylate-binding protein 1B-like isoform X1 — MRHQRLKQQQQQALMQQALLQQQSIYHPGLLAPPQIEPIPSGNLPPGFDPSTCRSVYVGNIHTQVTEPLLQEVFASTGPVEGGKLIRKEKSSYGFIHYFDRRSAAMAILSLNGRHLFGQPIKVNWAYASGQREDTSSHHNIFVGDLSPEVTDATLFACFSVYPSCSDARVMWDQNTGHSRGFGFVSFRSQQDAQSAINDLTGKWLGSRQIRCNWATKGAEDEQSSDAKSVVELMNDSSEDGKETINNEAPENNPQYTTVYVGNLAPEVTQLDLHRHFHAIGAGVIEEVRVQRDKGFGFVRYSTHAEAGLAIQMGNTQSILWGKPIKCSWGSMPTPPGTSSNPLPPPAAAPMPGISATDLLAYEQQLAMRKMVGVHAPMHPKGQHPLKQAAMGMSGGASQAIYDGGYQSVAAAQQLMYYY; from the exons ATGCGGCACCAGAGGctgaagcagcagcagcaacaggcCTTGATGCAACAAGCCCTCTTGCAACAGCAGTCCATCTATCACCCTGGCCTCCTCGCTCCTCCTCAG ATAGAGCCAATTCCAAGTGGAAATCTGCCTCCTGGTTTTGATCCAAGTACTTGTCGCAGTGT GTATGTGGGAAATATTCATACACAAGTGACTGAACCACTTCTCCAAGAGGTTTTTGCTAGTACTGGTCCTGTTGAAGGGGGAAAGCTTATTAGAAAGGAAAAG TCGTCCTACGGATTTATTCACTACTTTGATCGCAGATCGGCTGCTATGGCTATTCTGTCTCTCAATGGAAGGCATTT ATTTGGGCAACCGATCAAGGTTAATTGGGCATATGCCAGCGGTCAGAGGGAAGATACATCAA GTCACCATAACATTTTTGTTGGAGATCTCAGCCCCGAGGTTACTGACGCGACATTATTTGCTTGCTTTTCTGTTTATCCCAGTTGTTC AGATGCGAGGGTTATGTGGGATCAGAATACAGGGCATTCAAGAGGCTTCGGGTTTGTTTCTTTTCGAAGTCAACAG GATGCCCAGAGTGCAATAAATGACTTGACTG GAAAATGGCTTGGCAGTAGGCAGATTCGATGTAATTGGGCAACAAAAGGAGCTGAAGACGAGCAAAGCTCTGATGCTAAAAGTGTGGTGGAACTAATGAATGACTCATCAG AAGATGGGAAGGAGACGATAAACAACGAAGCTCCGGAAAACAATCCTCAATATACTACTGTTTATGTCGGCAATCTTGCTCCAGAG GTAACGCAGCTTGATCTGCATCGCCACTTCCATGCTATTGGGGCTGGAGTGATTGAGGAGGTCAGGGTTCAGCGTGACAAAGGGTTTGGTTTTGTTAGATACAGTACTCATGCTGAGGCAGGTCTGGCTATTCAAATGGGCAACACCCAGTCAATTCTTTGGGGAAAGCCAATCAAG TGTTCCTGGGGTAGCATGCCCACTCCACCAGGCACAAGTTCAAACCCACTACCCCCGCCCGCTGCAGCACCTATGCCAGGCATCTCCGCAACTGACCTCTTGGCCTATGAGCAGCAGCTGGCAATGCGCAAGATGGTTGGTGTCCATGCTCCGATGCACCCTAAGGGACAGCATCCCCTGAAGCAAGCCGCAATGGGAATGAGTGGTGGAGCCAGCCAGGCAATATATGATGGTGGTTACCAAAGCGTTGCCGCTGCCCAGCAACTCATGTACTACTATTGA
- the LOC120004581 gene encoding oligouridylate-binding protein 1B-like isoform X2, whose protein sequence is MRHQRLKQQQQQALMQQALLQQQSIYHPGLLAPPQIEPIPSGNLPPGFDPSTCRSVYVGNIHTQVTEPLLQEVFASTGPVEGGKLIRKEKIGCYGYSVSQWKAFVNLGNRSRLIGHMPAVRGKIHQVTITFLLEISAPRDARVMWDQNTGHSRGFGFVSFRSQQDAQSAINDLTGKWLGSRQIRCNWATKGAEDEQSSDAKSVVELMNDSSEDGKETINNEAPENNPQYTTVYVGNLAPEVTQLDLHRHFHAIGAGVIEEVRVQRDKGFGFVRYSTHAEAGLAIQMGNTQSILWGKPIKCSWGSMPTPPGTSSNPLPPPAAAPMPGISATDLLAYEQQLAMRKMVGVHAPMHPKGQHPLKQAAMGMSGGASQAIYDGGYQSVAAAQQLMYYY, encoded by the exons ATGCGGCACCAGAGGctgaagcagcagcagcaacaggcCTTGATGCAACAAGCCCTCTTGCAACAGCAGTCCATCTATCACCCTGGCCTCCTCGCTCCTCCTCAG ATAGAGCCAATTCCAAGTGGAAATCTGCCTCCTGGTTTTGATCCAAGTACTTGTCGCAGTGT GTATGTGGGAAATATTCATACACAAGTGACTGAACCACTTCTCCAAGAGGTTTTTGCTAGTACTGGTCCTGTTGAAGGGGGAAAGCTTATTAGAAAGGAAAAG ATCGGCTGCTATGGCTATTCTGTCTCTCAATGGAAGGCATTTGTGA ATTTGGGCAACCGATCAAGGTTAATTGGGCATATGCCAGCGGTCAGAGGGAAGATACATCAA GTCACCATAACATTTTTGTTGGAGATCTCAGCCCCGAG AGATGCGAGGGTTATGTGGGATCAGAATACAGGGCATTCAAGAGGCTTCGGGTTTGTTTCTTTTCGAAGTCAACAG GATGCCCAGAGTGCAATAAATGACTTGACTG GAAAATGGCTTGGCAGTAGGCAGATTCGATGTAATTGGGCAACAAAAGGAGCTGAAGACGAGCAAAGCTCTGATGCTAAAAGTGTGGTGGAACTAATGAATGACTCATCAG AAGATGGGAAGGAGACGATAAACAACGAAGCTCCGGAAAACAATCCTCAATATACTACTGTTTATGTCGGCAATCTTGCTCCAGAG GTAACGCAGCTTGATCTGCATCGCCACTTCCATGCTATTGGGGCTGGAGTGATTGAGGAGGTCAGGGTTCAGCGTGACAAAGGGTTTGGTTTTGTTAGATACAGTACTCATGCTGAGGCAGGTCTGGCTATTCAAATGGGCAACACCCAGTCAATTCTTTGGGGAAAGCCAATCAAG TGTTCCTGGGGTAGCATGCCCACTCCACCAGGCACAAGTTCAAACCCACTACCCCCGCCCGCTGCAGCACCTATGCCAGGCATCTCCGCAACTGACCTCTTGGCCTATGAGCAGCAGCTGGCAATGCGCAAGATGGTTGGTGTCCATGCTCCGATGCACCCTAAGGGACAGCATCCCCTGAAGCAAGCCGCAATGGGAATGAGTGGTGGAGCCAGCCAGGCAATATATGATGGTGGTTACCAAAGCGTTGCCGCTGCCCAGCAACTCATGTACTACTATTGA
- the LOC120004582 gene encoding protein FLUORESCENT IN BLUE LIGHT, chloroplastic isoform X2: MMAKLLSRSKMMELLVINALTLATPFEALAETCEPENSVFNMPLLLFIALIGATVGGLLARQRKGELEKLNEQLRQINAALRRQAKIESYAPSLSYAPVGARISENEVIVDPRKEELISHLKAGKNFLRNQDPEAAFAEFKQALELAQTLTDPTEQKKAARGLGASLQRQGKYREAIKYHSLVLGISEQEGEDSGNTEAYGAIADCYTELGDLERAGKFYDEYISRLETD; encoded by the exons ATGATG GCAAAATTATTATCAAGGTCCAAAATGATGGAACTTTTAGTCATCAACGCATTGACTCTGGCAACTCCTTTTGAAGCTTTGGCAGAAACATGTGAACCAGAAAATTCAGTTTTTAACATGCCTCTACTGCTATTTATTGCCCTCATAGGGGCCACCGTTGGGG GGTTGCTTGCACGGCAGAGGAAAGGGGAACTGGAGAAGCTAAATGAGCAACTCCGTCAGATCAATGCAGCTTTAAGAAGGCAAGCTAAGATTGAGTCATATGCCCCAAGCTTGAGTTATGCTCCTGTGGGTGCTAGAATATCAGAAAATGAAGTGATTGTTGATCCACGGAAGGAAGAGTTGATTTCTCACCTGAAAGCTGGGAAGAACTTTTTAAGGAATCAAGATCCAGAGGCGGCCTTTGCAGAGTTTAAACAAGCTCTTGAGCTTGCTCAGACTTTGACGGATCCCACTGAGCAGAAGAAAGCTGCTAGAGGTTTAG GAGCCTCACTGCAAAGGCAGGGAAAGTACCGGGAAGCCATTAAATACCACTCTTTGGTTCTGGGAATCTCTGAGCAAGAAGGTGAAGACTCTGGAAACACGGAGGCATACGGGGCAATTGCTGATTGTTATACCGAATTAGGTGATCTTGAACGAGCTGGGAAATTTTACGACGAGTATATTTCAAGGTTGGAGACAGATTAA
- the LOC120004582 gene encoding protein FLUORESCENT IN BLUE LIGHT, chloroplastic isoform X1, with amino-acid sequence MALVIRGSCFHARPKSPQSRPSHIFSGKCPTPGKVASLQYRVERFALSFGDISTRPCENRSILPSREGMHRRLDGLCKLEGSCIINQMLPVCGNFLKWLFPDEAKLLSRSKMMELLVINALTLATPFEALAETCEPENSVFNMPLLLFIALIGATVGGLLARQRKGELEKLNEQLRQINAALRRQAKIESYAPSLSYAPVGARISENEVIVDPRKEELISHLKAGKNFLRNQDPEAAFAEFKQALELAQTLTDPTEQKKAARGLGASLQRQGKYREAIKYHSLVLGISEQEGEDSGNTEAYGAIADCYTELGDLERAGKFYDEYISRLETD; translated from the exons ATGGCATTGGTGATCCGTGGCTCTTGCTTCCATGCCCGACCCAAGTCTCCGCAATCTCGACCGTCCCATATCTTCTCCGGCAAATGCCCTACCCCCG GAAAAGTAGCTTCACTTCAATATAGAGTAGAAAGGTTTGCATTATCCTTCGGGGATATTTCCACTCGACCATGTGAAAATCGCAGTATATTGCCAAGTAGGGAAGGTATGCACCGAAGACTTGATGGTTTATGCAAGTTGGAAGGAAGCTGTATCATCAATCAAATGCTACCAGTTTGTGGGAATTTTTTGAAATGGTTATTTCCTGATGAG GCAAAATTATTATCAAGGTCCAAAATGATGGAACTTTTAGTCATCAACGCATTGACTCTGGCAACTCCTTTTGAAGCTTTGGCAGAAACATGTGAACCAGAAAATTCAGTTTTTAACATGCCTCTACTGCTATTTATTGCCCTCATAGGGGCCACCGTTGGGG GGTTGCTTGCACGGCAGAGGAAAGGGGAACTGGAGAAGCTAAATGAGCAACTCCGTCAGATCAATGCAGCTTTAAGAAGGCAAGCTAAGATTGAGTCATATGCCCCAAGCTTGAGTTATGCTCCTGTGGGTGCTAGAATATCAGAAAATGAAGTGATTGTTGATCCACGGAAGGAAGAGTTGATTTCTCACCTGAAAGCTGGGAAGAACTTTTTAAGGAATCAAGATCCAGAGGCGGCCTTTGCAGAGTTTAAACAAGCTCTTGAGCTTGCTCAGACTTTGACGGATCCCACTGAGCAGAAGAAAGCTGCTAGAGGTTTAG GAGCCTCACTGCAAAGGCAGGGAAAGTACCGGGAAGCCATTAAATACCACTCTTTGGTTCTGGGAATCTCTGAGCAAGAAGGTGAAGACTCTGGAAACACGGAGGCATACGGGGCAATTGCTGATTGTTATACCGAATTAGGTGATCTTGAACGAGCTGGGAAATTTTACGACGAGTATATTTCAAGGTTGGAGACAGATTAA